One genomic window of Acidobacteriota bacterium includes the following:
- a CDS encoding thymidine kinase — translation MAKLYFSYAAMNAGKSTILLQAAYNYRERGMDVLLLTSALYRDAEDGHISSRIGISAEATLYTQDTDLFALIETHKANGRLDAVFVDEAQFLTKDQAWQLARVADHLGLPVLAYGLRTDFRGELFEGSAALLAIADNLREVRTICECGRKATMVVRLGPDGKALTEGDQISIAKTTYVSLCRRHWEESMGRFPPR, via the coding sequence ATGGCCAAGCTCTACTTTTCCTATGCGGCGATGAACGCCGGCAAGTCGACGATCCTGCTGCAGGCCGCGTACAACTACCGTGAACGCGGCATGGACGTGCTGCTGCTCACGTCGGCGCTGTACCGCGACGCCGAGGACGGCCATATCAGCTCGCGTATCGGCATCTCGGCCGAAGCGACGCTCTATACGCAGGACACGGATCTCTTTGCGTTGATCGAGACCCACAAGGCGAATGGCCGGCTCGACGCCGTCTTCGTCGACGAGGCGCAGTTCCTGACCAAGGACCAGGCCTGGCAACTCGCCCGAGTTGCCGACCATCTCGGGCTGCCCGTGCTCGCTTACGGGCTGCGCACGGATTTCCGCGGTGAACTGTTCGAAGGCTCCGCCGCCCTGCTCGCCATCGCCGACAACCTGCGCGAAGTGCGCACCATCTGCGAGTGCGGCCGCAAGGCGACGATGGTGGTTCGTCTGGGCCCGGACGGAAAGGCGCTCACCGAAGGCGACCAGATCTCGATCGCCAAGACTACTTATGTCTCGCTCTGCCGGCGCCACTGGGAAGAGAGCATGGGCCGCTTTCCGCCCCGCTGA
- a CDS encoding DUF2794 domain-containing protein: MTEQFSRKPAADPVVAFQKSELQPILDVYGRLVIAGEARDYSIGFGRDVATFAIFRRHAESPTWRIEKEPALANRQGQYAVYGLGGQVLRRGRELKQVLRVFDSRKFTIVR; the protein is encoded by the coding sequence ATGACGGAACAGTTTTCGCGCAAGCCCGCTGCCGATCCCGTGGTCGCTTTCCAGAAGAGCGAACTCCAGCCCATACTCGATGTCTATGGCCGGCTCGTGATTGCCGGCGAGGCGCGCGACTACTCGATCGGCTTCGGTCGCGACGTGGCGACGTTCGCGATCTTCCGGCGGCATGCCGAAAGCCCCACCTGGCGCATCGAGAAGGAACCCGCGCTGGCAAACCGTCAAGGCCAGTATGCGGTGTATGGGCTCGGCGGCCAGGTGCTGCGGCGCGGACGGGAACTGAAGCAGGTGCTTCGCGTTTTCGACAGCCGGAAGTTCACTATCGTCCGTTAA
- a CDS encoding alpha/beta hydrolase: MSRDNDPIVRDQPAEMPSEGGPLADYRGALPPAPDWFPDAVATPYETHRIEVLGAEVSYQRWGKRGAPGLLFVHGNGAHAHWWDFIAPYFAEHYNVAALTFSGMGESAWRENYDMATFSAEQVAVAEDAGLFEGPRKPVIVAHSFGGFVTLVTGAEHGERFEGMVIVDSPVNPPERPHQGPSRAGRPHRIYQDLATALARFRLAPPQLCENHFAMDYIARWSLKRAEGGWTWKFDPTIWTRFEPGRDGGELLKAAKCRVAIIRGEESALMPDIVRDHMRSLLGHQVPFVSIPHARHHVMLDQPIAFISALRMLLAEWDHSDPHRRV, from the coding sequence ATGAGCCGCGACAATGATCCGATCGTCCGCGACCAGCCGGCGGAGATGCCGTCCGAGGGCGGGCCGCTTGCTGACTATCGCGGCGCGCTGCCGCCGGCGCCTGACTGGTTTCCGGATGCGGTGGCGACACCCTACGAAACACACCGGATCGAGGTGCTGGGGGCCGAGGTCAGCTACCAGCGCTGGGGCAAGCGCGGTGCGCCGGGGCTTTTGTTCGTACACGGAAATGGTGCGCACGCGCACTGGTGGGATTTCATCGCGCCCTATTTTGCCGAGCACTACAACGTGGCGGCGCTGACCTTCTCCGGCATGGGCGAAAGCGCGTGGCGCGAGAACTATGACATGGCGACCTTTTCGGCCGAGCAGGTGGCGGTGGCGGAGGATGCCGGCTTGTTCGAGGGGCCACGCAAGCCGGTGATCGTGGCGCATTCCTTCGGCGGGTTCGTGACACTGGTGACCGGCGCAGAGCATGGCGAACGGTTCGAAGGCATGGTGATCGTCGACAGCCCGGTGAACCCGCCCGAGCGGCCGCACCAGGGGCCGTCGCGCGCCGGGCGTCCGCACCGGATCTATCAGGACCTTGCCACGGCACTGGCGCGGTTTCGGCTGGCGCCGCCGCAGCTCTGCGAAAACCATTTTGCGATGGACTATATCGCGCGCTGGAGCCTGAAGCGGGCAGAGGGTGGCTGGACCTGGAAGTTCGATCCGACGATCTGGACGCGGTTCGAGCCGGGCCGCGATGGCGGGGAGCTGCTGAAGGCGGCGAAGTGCCGGGTGGCGATCATCCGGGGCGAGGAAAGCGCGCTGATGCCGGACATCGTGCGCGACCACATGCGCAGCCTGCTGGGCCATCAGGTGCCGTTCGTATCGATCCCGCATGCGCGCCACCATGTCATGCTGGACCAGCCGATCGCGTTCATCTCGGCGCTGCGGATGCTGCTGGCTGAATGGGACCATTCCGATCCGCACCGGCGCGTGTGA
- a CDS encoding redoxin domain-containing protein, producing the protein MQITRRHLSLAAGMAAAVALTAGALIASTAEAAPATGLAAPDFSGVTSAGETISLSDFAGKTVVLEWTNDGCPFVQKHYTSPPSNMQTLQKSAAADDVVWISVISSAPGKQGFADGARADALTAERGAAPAHVVLDPDGTIGKLYGAKTTPHMFVISADGALAYDGAIDSKATAKVSDIATATNYVTAALADIEAGRPVATPVSKPYGCSVKYK; encoded by the coding sequence ATGCAGATCACCCGCCGCCATCTTTCACTTGCCGCCGGCATGGCCGCCGCCGTGGCGCTGACGGCCGGGGCGCTGATCGCGTCGACCGCCGAAGCAGCGCCGGCGACCGGCCTGGCCGCGCCGGACTTCAGCGGCGTCACCTCGGCCGGTGAGACGATCTCGCTGTCGGACTTTGCGGGCAAGACGGTCGTGCTCGAATGGACCAATGATGGCTGTCCGTTCGTGCAGAAGCACTACACCTCGCCGCCGTCGAACATGCAGACCTTGCAGAAGTCGGCAGCAGCGGACGATGTGGTCTGGATTTCGGTGATCTCGTCGGCGCCGGGCAAGCAAGGCTTTGCTGACGGTGCGCGCGCCGATGCGCTGACGGCCGAACGCGGCGCGGCGCCGGCGCACGTGGTGCTCGATCCGGACGGGACGATCGGCAAGCTCTACGGCGCGAAGACAACGCCGCACATGTTCGTCATCTCGGCCGACGGCGCGCTGGCCTATGACGGCGCGATCGATTCGAAGGCAACCGCCAAGGTTTCCGATATTGCGACCGCGACCAACTACGTAACCGCTGCACTGGCGGACATCGAGGCCGGCAGGCCGGTCGCGACGCCGGTGTCGAAACCCTATGGCTGTTCGGTGAAGTACAAGTAG
- the ggt gene encoding gamma-glutamyltransferase, translating into MRLIPGIALALVITACAKPAAAPPAATTEAQTDVVEGLGDLSWTKGGMVAAANPYAVEAGLEILRDGGNAIDAAIAVHAVLGLVEPESSGLGGGGFLVYYDRAKDTVTVFDGRETAPAAADENLFIKDGKVMDFVTAWQSGRSVGVPGQIALYKAAHEAAGRADWATLFQPAIDLAEDGFVVSPKLAEALAEPRLRGAIRLDDNPVTAAYFYPDGEPLPAGFVRNNPAYAATLAAIAEEGPSAFYSGSIAADIITAVTEGPDGGAMTLQDLQDYKVAVRDAVCGELQSGYKICSAPPPSSGGIAQNLIMGLYEYLAPKGTGVDESQYLKAFVDAQRLGYADRDHYVADADHVPVPTAELIDPAYIKARAKDVFTPDAKATPGDPGVVLGKEPLRPMWGEDPTEPGAGTTHISIIDLEGNAVSMTATVEAAFGSSRMAGGFLLNNQLTDFSREPTKGGKPVANAPGSGKRPRSSMSPTLVFDKGGDLFMVTGSPGGNSIIAYVAKTLVGVLYWGKTAQEAAALPNIIARGDTVAVEVDVAGGPQSAEALREMGYKVEERTGENSGLHLIVVRDRGLEGGADPRREGVATPIR; encoded by the coding sequence ATGCGCCTCATCCCCGGCATTGCACTCGCGCTTGTGATCACCGCCTGCGCCAAGCCCGCCGCCGCGCCGCCGGCTGCAACCACCGAAGCACAGACCGACGTCGTCGAAGGGCTGGGCGACCTCTCATGGACCAAGGGCGGCATGGTTGCTGCCGCCAACCCCTATGCCGTGGAAGCCGGCCTGGAAATCCTGCGCGACGGCGGCAACGCCATCGACGCCGCCATCGCCGTGCATGCCGTGCTCGGGCTGGTCGAGCCGGAAAGCTCCGGCCTCGGCGGCGGCGGCTTCCTCGTCTATTACGACCGCGCGAAGGACACTGTCACCGTCTTCGACGGGCGCGAAACCGCTCCGGCGGCCGCCGACGAGAACCTGTTCATCAAGGACGGCAAGGTGATGGACTTCGTCACCGCCTGGCAATCCGGCCGATCGGTGGGCGTGCCCGGCCAGATCGCGCTTTACAAGGCCGCCCACGAAGCTGCCGGCCGCGCCGACTGGGCGACGCTGTTCCAGCCTGCGATCGACCTCGCCGAAGATGGCTTCGTCGTCTCGCCGAAACTTGCCGAAGCCCTCGCCGAGCCGCGCCTGCGCGGCGCCATCCGGCTCGACGACAACCCGGTCACCGCGGCCTATTTCTATCCGGACGGCGAACCCCTGCCGGCCGGCTTCGTGCGCAACAATCCGGCCTATGCCGCCACCCTCGCCGCCATCGCCGAGGAAGGCCCGTCGGCCTTCTATTCGGGAAGCATTGCTGCCGACATCATCACCGCCGTGACCGAAGGTCCGGACGGCGGCGCCATGACGCTGCAGGACCTGCAGGACTACAAGGTCGCCGTGCGCGACGCCGTCTGCGGCGAGCTGCAGTCGGGCTACAAGATCTGCTCCGCCCCGCCGCCCAGCTCCGGCGGCATCGCCCAGAACCTCATCATGGGCCTCTATGAATACCTCGCCCCCAAGGGCACCGGTGTTGATGAGAGCCAGTATCTGAAAGCCTTCGTCGACGCCCAGCGCCTGGGCTATGCCGACCGCGACCACTATGTCGCCGATGCCGACCACGTGCCGGTGCCGACCGCCGAACTGATCGATCCCGCCTACATCAAGGCGCGCGCGAAGGACGTGTTCACGCCGGACGCCAAGGCGACACCGGGCGACCCGGGAGTGGTGCTGGGCAAGGAACCGCTGCGCCCGATGTGGGGCGAAGACCCGACCGAGCCGGGCGCCGGCACGACCCACATCTCGATCATAGACCTTGAAGGTAACGCCGTCTCGATGACCGCCACGGTCGAGGCCGCCTTCGGCTCTTCCCGCATGGCCGGCGGCTTCCTCCTCAACAACCAGCTGACCGATTTCTCGCGCGAGCCGACCAAGGGCGGCAAACCGGTCGCCAACGCGCCGGGCTCCGGCAAGCGGCCGCGCTCGTCGATGTCACCCACCCTCGTCTTCGACAAGGGCGGCGACCTGTTCATGGTCACCGGCTCGCCGGGCGGCAACTCGATCATCGCCTATGTCGCCAAGACGCTCGTCGGCGTGCTCTACTGGGGCAAGACCGCCCAGGAAGCTGCGGCCCTGCCGAACATCATCGCGCGCGGCGACACGGTCGCTGTCGAGGTCGATGTGGCCGGCGGCCCGCAGTCGGCCGAAGCGCTGCGCGAGATGGGCTACAAGGTGGAAGAACGCACCGGCGAGAATTCCGGCCTTCACCTGATCGTCGTGCGTGACCGCGGCCTCGAAGGCGGCGCCGATCCGCGCCGCGAAGGTGTGGCCACACCGATCCGTTGA
- a CDS encoding DUF885 domain-containing protein — protein MLPTPPTGRRALTASLAGAVAAMLLSACSGDADPQGTPRRIAREVERTLNTVAQNELVRDPELATELGLNPEVVGFPFAGFLTDRSQAAFERARLQRLETLDVLVRTARPAPGSALARNLDAVIAAYEAAEAVLVAGHGKGDLSSFSPYVADHMSGAYLDVPELLVRRQPLETPADAQDFLARVSQLPGAIDDDRRRLEADARAGVVPPVAVLARMQALAEAGARVNAAVPALTPLPAPLTVPAPTPGAVPAEVPETPAIVEIFDNLQNGVEGLTPDARAANSKRLRDLLTGDVAPAYQRFADTVAALAEIAPAEPGIWQVAGGDAYYRAVLAAYTGTEETPAELHRRGMADVTRLTSELDSALGGVGLTEGTVSERLTLLAAQPGQLYEASDLGRAALIERLSALTTRAQGVVDAQIGASPASNVTVSMIPAAFAASAPSAAYTPRTADGRNPARFEINLSRMSDWPDYSLPTLVFHETLPGHHLESALTAEKANLPLARQLIWNAGYGEGWASYAETLADEGGLYTDDPLGRIGYLQSMLLRAARLVADTGIHQQKWSRDRAIDYIISVTGLGVEAAADEVDRYSVWPGQAAAYWIGRQRLLDLRERAQRVLGPRFDARQFHAAILDGGPRPLDMVEADVTHWYTAASR, from the coding sequence ATGCTCCCAACCCCTCCCACCGGCCGCCGCGCCCTGACTGCCAGTCTGGCCGGCGCTGTCGCGGCCATGCTGCTTTCGGCGTGTTCCGGCGACGCGGATCCGCAGGGCACGCCGCGCCGGATTGCGCGCGAGGTCGAGCGCACGCTGAACACGGTTGCGCAGAACGAACTCGTGCGCGACCCGGAGCTTGCCACCGAGCTTGGCCTGAACCCGGAGGTGGTCGGTTTTCCCTTTGCCGGCTTCCTGACCGACCGCTCGCAGGCGGCCTTCGAGCGCGCGCGCCTTCAGCGGCTTGAAACCCTCGACGTGTTGGTGCGCACTGCCCGCCCTGCCCCCGGCAGCGCGCTCGCTCGCAACCTTGACGCCGTCATCGCCGCCTATGAAGCGGCCGAAGCAGTGCTCGTCGCCGGCCATGGCAAGGGCGACCTGTCGTCCTTCTCCCCCTATGTCGCCGACCACATGAGCGGCGCCTATCTCGACGTGCCGGAACTGCTGGTGCGCCGCCAGCCGCTCGAAACACCTGCCGACGCCCAGGATTTCCTCGCGCGCGTCTCGCAATTGCCGGGCGCGATCGACGACGATCGCCGCCGCCTCGAGGCCGATGCCCGGGCCGGCGTGGTGCCGCCAGTAGCGGTGCTCGCGCGCATGCAGGCGCTCGCCGAGGCCGGCGCCCGGGTGAACGCCGCCGTTCCGGCCCTCACGCCCTTGCCCGCGCCGCTCACCGTGCCTGCGCCCACGCCCGGCGCCGTCCCGGCCGAAGTTCCCGAAACCCCCGCGATCGTTGAAATCTTCGACAATCTGCAGAACGGCGTCGAAGGCCTGACGCCGGACGCGCGCGCGGCCAATTCCAAGCGGCTGCGCGACCTGCTCACCGGCGACGTTGCGCCCGCCTACCAGCGGTTCGCCGACACAGTGGCCGCGCTGGCCGAAATTGCACCGGCCGAACCGGGCATCTGGCAAGTCGCAGGCGGCGACGCCTATTACCGCGCCGTCCTGGCGGCCTATACCGGCACCGAAGAAACGCCCGCTGAACTGCATCGGCGCGGCATGGCGGATGTCACCCGGCTGACCTCAGAGCTCGACAGCGCCCTCGGCGGTGTCGGCCTCACTGAAGGCACAGTCTCTGAACGCCTAACCTTGCTCGCCGCGCAGCCGGGCCAGCTTTACGAAGCCTCGGACCTCGGACGCGCCGCCCTGATCGAGCGGCTGAGCGCGCTGACCACCCGCGCGCAGGGCGTGGTCGATGCCCAGATCGGCGCAAGTCCTGCATCGAACGTGACGGTCAGCATGATTCCCGCCGCGTTCGCCGCCTCCGCGCCGTCCGCCGCTTACACGCCGCGCACCGCCGACGGCCGCAACCCCGCCCGCTTCGAAATCAACCTCAGCCGGATGAGCGATTGGCCGGACTACAGCCTGCCGACCCTCGTCTTCCACGAGACCCTGCCCGGCCATCATCTCGAGAGCGCGCTGACTGCCGAGAAGGCCAACCTGCCGCTCGCCCGCCAGCTGATCTGGAACGCCGGCTACGGTGAAGGCTGGGCATCTTACGCTGAAACACTCGCCGACGAAGGTGGTCTTTATACGGACGATCCGTTGGGGCGCATCGGCTACCTGCAATCGATGCTTCTCCGCGCCGCGCGCCTCGTTGCCGACACCGGCATCCACCAGCAGAAATGGTCGCGCGACCGCGCCATCGACTACATCATCTCGGTAACCGGCCTCGGCGTCGAGGCGGCCGCCGACGAGGTCGACCGCTACAGCGTCTGGCCCGGACAGGCCGCCGCTTACTGGATCGGCCGCCAGCGGCTGCTCGACCTGCGCGAAAGGGCCCAGCGCGTGCTGGGCCCCCGCTTCGATGCCAGGCAATTCCACGCGGCCATTCTCGACGGCGGCCCCCGTCCGCTCGACATGGTCGAGGCGGACGTCACCCACTGGTACACCGCCGCTTCGCGCTAG
- a CDS encoding rhodanese-like domain-containing protein, with product MTEEPVRTRMPVIALVAALGLIAIALGALAVPPARAQAAPEQVDYAGFLELSGEISAYRQSRLVDLETFNAMKADPNTILLDARSLGAFSLGHIDGAVNLNFSDFSAGMLAEVIGSKDRRILIYCNNNFTDNVAPVMLKSAPLALNVPTFINLYGYGYENIYELDGAYSIEDADIDWVRPQTYQQN from the coding sequence ATGACCGAGGAACCCGTCCGCACACGTATGCCGGTGATCGCGCTGGTCGCAGCGCTCGGGCTCATCGCCATCGCCCTGGGCGCGCTCGCCGTCCCGCCCGCCCGGGCCCAGGCTGCGCCGGAACAAGTCGACTATGCCGGCTTCCTTGAACTTTCAGGCGAGATTTCCGCCTACCGCCAGTCCCGCCTCGTCGACCTTGAGACCTTCAACGCCATGAAGGCTGATCCCAACACCATCCTGCTCGACGCGCGCAGCCTCGGCGCCTTTTCCCTCGGCCATATCGACGGCGCCGTAAACCTCAATTTCTCGGACTTTTCGGCTGGCATGCTGGCCGAAGTGATCGGCTCCAAGGACCGCCGGATCCTGATCTACTGCAACAACAACTTCACCGACAACGTTGCACCGGTGATGCTGAAATCGGCCCCGCTGGCCCTCAACGTGCCGACCTTCATCAACCTCTACGGCTATGGCTACGAGAACATCTACGAGCTCGACGGCGCCTACAGCATCGAGGACGCCGACATCGACTGGGTCCGGCCTCAGACCTATCAGCAAAACTAA
- a CDS encoding SapC family protein, with protein MTTTAAGGSPPITGQVLFYKQPQPLSAENHGGLGVKQVAQPFAFLREAHAVPVTVTEFGVAAASYPIIFVGDDRTPVSVMGVRQGQNLFVDTNGFVIEDYYIPAFVRRYPFVFAADEGSDRLLLCVDRAAPMVSNQPDVAFFENGQPSKFTQDAIEFCKEFERQRRATVDFVKMISAMDLFEQKTVAFQPRDAQGREVGPQQKVADYWAISEERLNALPPEKYLELRNNGALGACYAHLVSLLNWSKVIQRAVRTPPPGQAAA; from the coding sequence GTGACCACGACTGCAGCTGGCGGTTCGCCGCCCATCACCGGACAAGTCCTGTTCTACAAGCAACCGCAGCCCCTGTCGGCCGAGAACCATGGCGGCCTTGGCGTGAAGCAGGTGGCCCAGCCGTTCGCGTTCCTGCGCGAAGCGCATGCCGTGCCGGTGACTGTGACCGAATTCGGCGTGGCTGCGGCTTCGTATCCGATCATCTTCGTGGGCGATGACCGCACGCCGGTTTCGGTCATGGGTGTGCGCCAGGGCCAGAACCTGTTCGTCGACACCAATGGTTTCGTGATCGAAGATTACTACATCCCGGCCTTCGTGCGCCGTTATCCGTTCGTGTTTGCCGCAGACGAGGGCTCCGACCGGCTGTTGCTTTGCGTCGACCGCGCGGCGCCGATGGTGTCGAACCAGCCGGACGTGGCCTTCTTCGAGAACGGCCAGCCGAGCAAGTTCACGCAGGACGCCATCGAATTCTGCAAGGAGTTCGAGCGCCAGCGCCGCGCGACGGTCGATTTCGTCAAGATGATCTCGGCGATGGACCTGTTCGAGCAGAAAACCGTGGCATTCCAGCCGCGCGATGCCCAGGGCCGCGAAGTTGGCCCGCAGCAGAAGGTTGCCGACTACTGGGCGATCTCCGAGGAGCGCCTGAACGCGCTGCCGCCCGAGAAATATCTCGAGCTGCGCAACAATGGCGCGCTCGGCGCCTGCTACGCCCACCTCGTGTCGCTGCTCAACTGGTCGAAAGTGATCCAGCGCGCCGTGCGCACGCCGCCCCCGGGCCAGGCCGCCGCCTGA
- a CDS encoding ferredoxin--NADP reductase: MSADATASQPAAAKVNPNGPTEETVLAVEHYTDRLFRFRLTRPAHFRFRSGEFVMIGLYKEDGKPLLRAYSVASPSWDEELEFYSIKVPDGPLTSRLQSIKPGDKVLLGRKPTGTLVLDALTPGKRLYMFSTGTGFAPFASLVRDPETYERYEQVIVTHTCRDVAELTYSRNLIDSLKDDPLVGELVGGKLALYTSTTREPYPNMGRITYLIESGKLFADLGVPPLDPSTDRAMMCGSMEMIQDTKALMLKAGLTEGSNASPAEFVIEKAFAG, encoded by the coding sequence ATGAGCGCTGATGCCACGGCCAGCCAGCCGGCTGCAGCCAAAGTGAACCCCAACGGGCCGACCGAGGAAACCGTCCTCGCCGTCGAGCATTACACTGACCGGCTGTTCCGCTTCCGCCTCACCCGCCCGGCTCATTTTCGCTTCCGCTCGGGTGAATTCGTGATGATCGGGCTCTACAAGGAAGACGGCAAACCTCTGCTGCGCGCCTATTCGGTCGCCTCTCCCTCCTGGGACGAGGAACTCGAATTCTACTCGATCAAGGTGCCCGACGGTCCGCTCACCTCCCGCCTCCAGTCGATCAAGCCCGGCGACAAGGTTCTGCTCGGCCGCAAGCCGACCGGTACGCTGGTGCTCGACGCGCTGACGCCCGGCAAGCGCCTCTACATGTTCTCCACTGGCACCGGCTTTGCCCCCTTCGCCAGCCTCGTACGCGACCCCGAGACCTATGAGCGCTACGAACAGGTGATCGTCACCCATACCTGCCGCGACGTGGCCGAGCTCACCTATTCCCGCAACCTGATCGACAGCCTGAAGGACGATCCGCTGGTCGGTGAACTCGTCGGCGGCAAGCTGGCGCTCTACACGAGCACCACGCGCGAGCCCTATCCGAACATGGGCCGTATCACTTACCTGATCGAGAGCGGAAAACTGTTCGCCGACCTGGGCGTGCCGCCGCTCGATCCGTCCACGGACCGTGCGATGATGTGCGGCTCGATGGAAATGATCCAGGACACCAAGGCGCTGATGCTGAAAGCCGGCCTGACCGAGGGTTCGAATGCCTCGCCGGCCGAATTCGTTATCGAGAAAGCCTTCGCCGGCTAG
- a CDS encoding thioredoxin family protein: MMRVYHAVAAAFLGLSLLSPGASAQEGPGRKAEAELISDRASVAPGETIHVALHMTMQPGWHIYWKNAGDAGLPPQLILNDDTGLPDGALGEFMWPLPKLLPVVEGEIMDYGYDDEAVFVMPLKVPEDASGELRLEGVADYLICESVCIPETADVSLVLGVGAPVENQVSGELIGRWIARVPGPFAGEARISDAAAPWTLSLAPEDAFAEGTRVRFFPNGHEISHPAEQPQRAGPGGVSVSLTPDRAGKVGETLEGIIRVEAPGAEPVGYEIRAVRGDVLPGTSDAAVIETAAASAAPVDMRALLGLAGLAFLGGVILNLMPCVLPVLSMKAVGMVSAAATGHAGEIKSHGVWYTAGVMVSFLALAAVILAVRQATGFATLGFQMQHAPTVAVLALIMFGVGLWLMGFFELGTSITNTGSGLASRGGALGAFFTGVLAAVVGAPCVGPFLGAALGAVMSQPAAAVVIVFAAMGFGMALPFLILSFLPGLHKLLPKPGKWMDTLKQAFAFPMFLTAAWLLSVLAGLAGAAAVGWTLAGATALAFAVWVSRGGGNVRKGLALAALAAGFLLPAVQANVPAGAAATVPTLPAYAEGAWSPEAVSAELAAGRPVFVDFTASWCASCQVNKLTTLSTKKVKAAFAQADVAFLVADFTQKDPVIAEELKRRGRAGVPMYLWYPAGSSEPEVLPELLSQELVIGLVEGS, from the coding sequence ATGATGCGCGTTTACCACGCCGTGGCCGCGGCCTTTCTCGGGCTGAGCCTCCTGTCGCCGGGCGCCTCGGCGCAGGAAGGGCCGGGCCGCAAGGCGGAGGCCGAGCTGATTTCCGACCGCGCCAGCGTTGCGCCGGGCGAGACGATCCACGTGGCGCTGCACATGACGATGCAACCGGGCTGGCACATCTACTGGAAGAATGCGGGCGATGCCGGCCTGCCGCCCCAGCTGATCCTCAACGACGATACGGGCCTGCCGGACGGCGCGCTGGGCGAGTTCATGTGGCCGCTGCCGAAGCTGCTGCCGGTCGTCGAAGGCGAGATCATGGACTACGGCTATGACGACGAAGCCGTGTTCGTCATGCCCCTGAAGGTGCCGGAGGATGCGAGCGGGGAGCTGCGTCTTGAAGGGGTTGCCGACTACCTGATCTGCGAGTCGGTCTGCATTCCGGAAACCGCCGATGTATCGCTGGTGCTCGGTGTCGGGGCACCGGTCGAGAACCAGGTATCGGGCGAGCTGATCGGCCGCTGGATTGCCAGGGTGCCGGGACCCTTCGCGGGCGAGGCGCGTATTTCGGACGCGGCCGCGCCGTGGACACTCAGCCTCGCGCCGGAGGACGCGTTCGCCGAAGGAACGCGCGTGCGCTTCTTCCCGAACGGGCATGAGATCAGTCATCCGGCAGAGCAGCCCCAGCGGGCGGGGCCGGGCGGTGTGAGCGTGTCGCTGACGCCGGACCGGGCGGGCAAGGTCGGCGAGACGCTGGAAGGGATCATCCGGGTGGAGGCGCCGGGCGCCGAGCCGGTGGGCTATGAAATCCGCGCGGTGCGCGGCGATGTGCTGCCGGGCACGTCTGACGCCGCCGTCATCGAAACGGCTGCGGCGAGCGCCGCGCCGGTGGACATGCGCGCCTTGCTGGGGCTCGCGGGCCTCGCGTTTCTCGGCGGCGTGATCCTCAACCTGATGCCCTGCGTGCTGCCGGTCCTGTCGATGAAGGCGGTGGGGATGGTGTCGGCCGCGGCGACCGGGCATGCCGGCGAGATCAAGTCTCACGGCGTGTGGTACACGGCGGGGGTGATGGTATCCTTCCTCGCGCTGGCGGCGGTGATCCTGGCAGTGCGGCAGGCGACCGGATTTGCGACGCTCGGGTTCCAGATGCAGCATGCGCCGACGGTGGCCGTCCTTGCACTGATCATGTTCGGTGTCGGCCTTTGGCTGATGGGCTTTTTCGAACTTGGCACGTCGATCACCAATACCGGCTCGGGGCTTGCGAGCCGGGGCGGGGCGCTGGGCGCCTTCTTTACCGGCGTGCTGGCGGCCGTGGTGGGGGCGCCGTGTGTCGGCCCGTTCCTCGGCGCGGCGCTCGGCGCGGTGATGAGCCAGCCGGCCGCGGCGGTGGTGATCGTGTTCGCAGCCATGGGCTTCGGCATGGCGTTGCCGTTCCTGATCCTGAGTTTCCTGCCGGGCCTGCACAAGTTGCTGCCGAAGCCCGGCAAGTGGATGGACACCCTGAAACAGGCGTTCGCGTTCCCGATGTTCCTGACGGCCGCCTGGCTTCTGTCGGTGCTGGCGGGCCTTGCCGGCGCTGCGGCGGTCGGCTGGACGCTCGCCGGGGCGACGGCGCTGGCCTTCGCGGTCTGGGTGTCGCGCGGCGGCGGCAATGTGCGCAAAGGGCTCGCGCTGGCGGCGCTGGCGGCGGGCTTCTTGCTGCCGGCGGTGCAGGCGAACGTGCCGGCCGGGGCGGCGGCAACCGTGCCGACGCTGCCGGCCTATGCCGAAGGCGCGTGGAGCCCTGAGGCGGTGTCGGCGGAACTAGCGGCGGGCCGGCCGGTATTCGTCGATTTCACGGCGAGCTGGTGCGCGAGCTGCCAGGTGAACAAGCTGACGACGCTGTCGACGAAGAAGGTGAAGGCGGCGTTCGCGCAGGCGGATGTGGCCTTCCTGGTGGCGGACTTCACGCAGAAGGATCCGGTGATTGCAGAGGAACTGAAGCGGCGCGGACGGGCCGGCGTGCCGATGTACCTCTGGTATCCCGCCGGTAGCAGCGAGCCGGAGGTCCTGCCGGAATTGCTGTCTCAAGAACTTGTTATTGGACTTGTCGAGGGCAGCTAG